TGTAGAGAAGATGCCAATGGTTGTAACTAGTGTAGAGAAGATTCTAATGGTTGTAACTAGTGTAGAGAAGATTCCAATGGTTGTAACTAGTGTAGAGAAGATGCCAATGGTTGTAACTAGTGTAGAGAAGATTCTAATGGTTGTAACTAGTGTAGAGAAGATGCCAATGGTTGTAACTAGTGTAGAGAAGATGCCAATGGTTGTAACTAGTGTAGAGAAGATGCCAATGGTTGTAACTAGTGTAGAGAAGATTCTAATGGTTGTAACTAGTGTAGAGAAGATGCCAATGGTTGTAACTAGTGTAGAGAAGATGCCAATGGTTGTAACTAGTGTAGAGAAGATTGCCAATGGTTGTAACTAGTGTAGAGAAGATGCCAATGGTTGTAACTAGTGTAGAGAAGATGCCAATGGTTGTAACTAGTGTAGAGAAGATGCCAATGGTTGTAAATAGTGTAGAGAATATGCCAATGGTTGTAACTAGTGTAGAGAAGATTGCCAATGGTTGTAACTAGTGTAGAGAAGATGCCAATGGTTGTAACTAGTGTAGAGAAGATGCCAATGGTTGTAAATAGTGTAGAGAATATGCCAATGGTTGTAACTAGTGTAGAGAAGATTCCAATGGTTGTAACTAGTGTAGAGAAGATTGCCAATGGTTGTAACGAGTGTAGAGAAAATTCCAATGGTTGTAACTAGTGTAGAGAAGATGCCAATGGTTGTAACTAGTGTAGAGAAGATTCCAATGGTTGTAACTAGTGTAGAGAATATGCCAATGGTTGTAACGAGTGTAGAGAAAATTCCAATGGTTGTAACTAGTGTAGAGAAGATGCCAATGGTTGTAACTAGTGTAGAGAAGATTCTAATGGTTGTAACTAGTGTAGAGAAGATTGCCAATGGTTGTAACGAGTGTAGAGAAAATTCCAATGGTTGTAACTAGTGTAGAGAAGATGCCAATGGTTGTAACTAGTGTAGAGAAGATTCTAATGGTTGTAACTAGTGTAGAGAAGATGCCAATGGTTGTAACGAGTGTAGAGAAGATTCCAATGGTTGTAACTAGTGTAGAGAAGATGCCAATGGTTGTAACTAGTGTAGAGAAGATTCTAATGGTTGTAACTAGTGTANNNNNNNNNNNNNNNNNNNNNNNNNNNNNNNNNNNNNNNNNNNNNNNNNNNNNNNNNNNNNNNNNNNNNNNNNNNNNNNNNNNNNNNNNNNNNNNNNNNNNNNNNNNNNNNNNNNNNNNNNNNNNNNNNNNNNNNNNNNNNNNNNNNNNNNNNNNNNNNNNNNNNNNNNNNNNNNNNNNNNNNNNNNNNNNNNNNNNNNNNNNNNNNNNNNNNNNNNNNNNNNNNNNNNNNNNNNNNNNNNNNNNNNNNNNNNNNNNNNNNNNNNNNNNNNNNNNNNNNNNNNNNNNNNNNNNNNNNNNNNNNNNNNNNNNNNNNNNNNNNNNNNNNNNNNNNNNNNNNNNNNNNNNNNNNNNNNNNNNNNNNNNNNNNNNNNNNNNNNNNNNNNNNNNNNNNNNNNNNNNNNNNNNNNNNNNNNNNNNNNNNNNNNNNNNNNNNNNNNNNNNNNNNNNNNNNNNNNNNNNNNNNNNNNNNNNNNNNNNNNNNNNNNNNNNNNNNNNNNNTTATGTCTTAGTTCTTTATATTCAGCTACTTTGTCTGTCTTAGTTCTTTATATTCAGCTACTTTGTCTTGCTACTTTATATCCTGCTACTTTATATTTTGCCACTTTGTCTTGGGTCTTTATATTCAGCTACTTTGTCTTGCTACTTTTATATCCTGCTACTTTATATTTTGCCCTTTTATGTCTTAATTCTTTATATTCAGCTGGTTTGTCTTGCTACTTTATATCCTGCTACTTTATATTTGGCCACTTTTTTCATGGTTCTTTATATTCAGCTGCTTTGTCTTGCTACTTTATATCCTACTACTTTTTATGGTTCTTTATATTCAGCTACTTTATATTTTGCCACTTTGTCTTTATTCTTTATATTCAGCTACTTTGTCTTGCTACATTATATCCTTTCCAGCTTCCTTTCATCCATTTCGCTGTGCAACCTCTTCTAAACTTTGATTGCAAAGTTGCAACATTTTTGGTTTCTCCAGTTGCACATGGGCGCTTAATGGCCTTGCAGGCCCTACCGCTGGGTTTtgtaatagaaaaatattaatataatgtaATTTCTCTTTTAGCTCATGCAGCTGATATTTATAGTAATATTTGTAGGATATCTAATATGATCTCGTTTAGCTCATGCAGCTGATATTTATAGTAATATTTGTAGGATATCTAATATGATCTCGTTTAGCTCATGCAgctgatatttatgataatatttgtaGGATATTATATTGCTATTTTACCACCAAACTTTCGATGCCATAATACAGGTAGTCATGTTAaatgcttaattttttttaatgtatacttATTATCTTTCATTTACCATTACTTAATTATTTTGGCCATATTTTCCGAGTTATTGCTGGAATAAAATGCTAACTATCTTCGATATTGTTGAAATTTaagagaaagagacagaaaaaaCTAGACGGGGCTTGATAAACATGTTTGGAAAACAGGTCATCCAAAaggttactatctctctctctctctctctctctctctctctctctctctctctcctctctctctcctcttctcctctctctctctctctctcataagaaagtACCGTAGGAATCTCAGTGTAAGAACAAGATCCGACAGATTGaattgaagattctctctctctcctctcctcttctcctctcactctcctca
The DNA window shown above is from Palaemon carinicauda isolate YSFRI2023 chromosome 29, ASM3689809v2, whole genome shotgun sequence and carries:
- the LOC137622675 gene encoding uncharacterized protein; amino-acid sequence: MPMVVTSVEKMPMVVTSVEKILMVVTSVEKIPMVVTSVEKMPMVVTSVEKILMVVTSVEKMPMVVTSVEKMPMVVTSVEKMPMVVTSVEKILMVVTSVEKMPMVVTSVEKMPMVVTSVEKIANGCN